TCAGCATTTtgtcatattttctttattttccatgTTATGTCCTTATTGAATTTagttttaatattaattttcaATAGTGAACACTTATTCTACACCTGCCTTTGTACAGTAGGTGGTGGTAACTCGTATGCCACAATGCTATTATTTGCCACTGTCACCGTACAAATCCACTACCCCCTGTTGCCCTCCCATTAATATTTTCTAACCCCTCTCCTCACTGGTGAGAAAATAGCCACCATCTCTGAGGTTAAATGAGAGAGCATGTGGGCCAgaggtgcacaactctggtcctcaaggGCTGTTCTCTATACTGGTtcttgttccaaccaattaaccAATTATCTCTATAAATTatcctggttcaagcctgtacttgagctaAATTCaatcattaggatacatttgcagtctgcagctgctgcagcttaCTCATAcaatgtcagataagatatgattgagtcaattaaatcattaagatcagaagttggcacaaaatcatgaaacggatcggcccttgttgtgcacccctgatgtGGGCGTTAGTCTGAGCTGTGCATTGGACGTTGGCTCGAGATGGCTTGAAATCCCTTTCCTTTCCTGTCAGACATGAGCAGCAGCCAGCCCAAAGCCTCCAGGCCGGGACCCAGCCGGCAGCTCCAGCGCTGGACAGAGAGCCAGGGGAGGCACGTCAAGAGAGGTGAGACCCTACACAACAGCGCTACCTACCCGGGTATTCCAGTAAATACAACATTTAAACTAAATTCTACAAATTGTCATTACAAAGCAGCACATCAGGgatattacttttatttattaaaaaaagacaaagaattCCAGGCACTGTACATCATGTGCGGTTTTTTAGGAGAGTGGTGGTCTATCTGGTTTCACAGATACTGTGCTGGTTGACTGAGGGCTTGTTTTCTCTGTAGGTGTGATGGGGGTAAGAGGCCGCTTCTGCAGGTGAAGAACACGTGTGACCATCTTCTCTGCACAGCCATGATGACGCACAATCTGCAGCCCTGCATTTCAGCCTGATTTATATACTTTTTAAATTCCTTCTTGTTGTCGTTTTTGTTGTTCTAAAGATTGAGTAATAGTTACAAGCAATGTccattttattaataaaatttGTGAAATGTGATTGCCTGACTTCTCTCGTTCTTTAGAAAAAGCCCTATGGGCAATTGAACCAGTTCTTGACAGAGTTCTGCTGGGAGGGTATGGTCAGTGGAGTGGCCAGGGTTGGTCGATCATCAGCAAGCTTGATTTGGTAGtattttgctgaaaaaaaaaaaggttttatccATTGTCAGTTTTGAACGTTTGATGCAGGTACATCGGACACTCGCATTCAGACCCTTATTTTACTGAAAAACACAACATGAATTAACTTAGTTGCTCACCATCCAAACCTACTTGGGCTTGGAAAAAcctcaaaaccagaaaagctGAATTGGAATATACACGGTTTCTGGTGTATATGCATGCCCGTGTGCATGAGGAGTGaagaaagttggcttgaaaagacTTCAAGCCCTTGTATGATTCCAGAAGACTTGTGTGGTTTTGTTTCTTTAGTGACATTATGACTAGACTAGTTGGATCTCCCTTCAACAAACTGAATGAAGTTGTGACACACTCGTGTGGGACgaataaacaaaatcaaagcCAGTAGATTTTTCATTGAGTCTATGGATTAACATGTTGTCCACTTACTCCTGGAGAAGATGTAGTAGTCGTATCCACCTGGCTGCCTGGGGCTGGGAATGGACACAGCTGAAGTCACAAGATTAGGGAATCCCCTCCACGTTTTGATGTTCATCTCCTTCCCAAGGCCATCCTCTGTCGAAGCTGTAGATGAACACCGATACCGCTTTCATTTTGAGACTACTGATTAAAGCTTGTCGGTTTGCCACACTGGCCTCTAACCTCAGTGTCCGAACAATGGATGTAATATCTTTGTTTGTGCAATTAACGCATCACTTCCCTGGCCTTCAAAAGCATGTTTTGAATGACCCTTGCTGTATACATTGGACCGTGTCCCAGTAAAACACTGGGAGGGTGTATATTTGGAAAATCTAAAGCTTGCACGCTCTGAGTCACATTTACTTTTCCATGTCGGGAACTGCACAGGAAGGGTACATTGTTAAAAAGTGAAACTTAAACGCTTTATCGACACTAAGCTCTTCCAGTGAAAGTAAATGGAAAAACAGTTGAGTGAAGCGCCCATTACCTGCTTGTCTGGTGAAGCGGTTCCTGACTAAAAAGACCCTTTTCGGAACTCTCCTACTGCAGGCAGAGCTTGGTTTGTAGTTGTATTTTTGTACCAGGCCTCCTATGCAAAGCCACAGAAAAGAACCATTAATGAACAACCGCACATTATAGACCAGTGATGGGAAGAGGGTTTGTAGAGAACATCACCTCTTTTGAAGAAGTACACAGAATCTGTCCTCTTCCTGGTTGCAGGCACAGACAGGGCAGCATTGAGCTTTCCAGCCAGCTTGTCAAAGCCAAGAGAGATGGGTTGGGGATAACCCTGATCCATCacatcatttttaaatctcCAATAATAATTTCCCTGCAAGACGTAGAATGAATACCAGATAGAAGGACATGTTTGTTATTGCAATCATAGCTATATTGTTTGAAATTTATTTGAAAGGTCACAGGAATGAgactatttttattcatttcgtCTTTTTCAACTCAATTCTAGGACAATTAGGAAAGGGAGATAAGGAATAACCCTGAATGATTCTCCTCAATAACCATGTCCAAGGCACTCAGAGGACATGCAAACGTTAAAAACAGGGACTActactatccatccattatcttaacccgcttatcctgaacagggtcgcaggggggctggagcctatcccagcgtacattgggcaaaaggcagaaatacaccctggacaggtcaccagtccatcgcaggacacacacaccattcacgcacacactcatacccacaggcaatttagaccctCCAATCATCTTAACCTGTATATCTTTGGACTGGGGGATGAAACCAGActacccggaagaaacccacacgaacacggggagaacatgcaaactccacacagagaggccccaatcaaccgggattcgaacccaggacctccttgctgtgaggcggcagtgctacccactgcaccatccgtgccacccagaGATTACGTTCAAGATTATACCCAGCAAAGCATCCATCTCAATTGTTCACTTGCTTCTTCACCTCCAGAGAGCAACACTCTGAGGCTTTGTTTCCTTTTCTGTGTAGTTCAAAGTCTGCTGTGGAAGTTTTATTACACACTGCTCTTCCTGTGAAGATAAACCAATGTACCTTGATGAAGTAGGTCTTGCCCTCACATTGGCAGCGGGTGAAGACCGTGTCGATGGGTGAAGGGATGCCCCACACGTCTGTTATGCCACGGGCCGGGCCTGGTGACCTGTTGGCATCCAGGACCCAGAAATAATGGCCTGGTGATAAAATGCAAAGGAAGGACTGAATTGCTGAGCCAATATTCTACTAATTTTCTGTCTTATCTACCTAGCATGAAGACATTGCTTCACTTTCCCCATTGTCCTTACAGTGCTGTTTTCATCAACTTTTCACTGCtataaatgtgtgaaaagaGTAGCACAACCTCTCATAAAATCCCAAGACCGGAAACAATTGCAGGGTTACATAATCTCAGTGGAGCTGGACGGCACTTATCATCACTCTACAAACTTTGAACGTAATCAGATGTTCAGCTGGACATTACATACCTCTGAACACGACAACTGTTCCATTACGAAGAGTCGTCAGTCCACTGATGGGTCGACCACTGCATAGATTGGTGTCGTTGTTGTCTTCTAGGCAAAGAATAACAAAAGGCCAAAagtaattttaaaatgtgaaatccaGTCGaggaaataaaattaattgaacATATTTAAGTGTGTTTGTACGTAAATGGTTCCTTTTCTAGATCAGGATAATTTcccaaattcatattttttcgCTCTGCTTTAAAATGTTAAGAATCTGTTTTTCCATTATACAGAAAAGCTTTAGTGTATTCCTCCAGAATTTTTTCAAGACTCCTGCCAACTGGGAAGTATGTTTTTTAACGCAGACTACCAGAAGCTTTTACCTGGGAGGTAGTCATTGGGGTTGTCAGTGGTCCATGTTTGAGTGATGTCTGTCTGAGTGCTGGGTCTGGTGGGCATCTTGGAGGGCTGTAAAGGGGAGGGATTGGGCCTCGCTGGGGCAGTCGTGGGATCGGCTGCGGGGGTGGGCTGTGTCTCAGTGTTCTGAGCTTCGTCTGCAGGTGTGGGGCCCCTGGTCTGAGcagtgtttgtgatgtcacctcCCGCCAGCGATGTGTCAGCTCCTGAGGCTGTAGCAGGCGATGGCAGCTCAGTGTCGACAGCTGTGCCGGTCAGCAGTGGCGCGACAGACGTGTTGCCCTTGGCTGAGGTTCCTGAAGGGGCGGTGGTAGAGGCATCGTCTGCTTCTGTACTTGAGGAGGAAACATGCGTGACTGTAGAGGTCTCATCTTGTGAAGCGGAGGGGACTCTGCCGGTAGGGGCTGATGTAGGCTTGTTTGTGGGTAGCACTTGGTCAGAACTCTGAGTGGCGGATGGCGATGACTCTGTAGTGCCAGGGGTAGCAGCCGTGCCAGCTTCAGGGGTGGTAGTAGTGCCAGTTTCAGGGGTGATGGTAGTGCCAGCTTCAGGGGTGGTAGTAGTGCCAGCTTCAGGGGTGGTAGCAGTGCTCAGTGGCTCCTGTGGCATCTGAGTGGTTGGCTTGGGGCTTACGTGGGAGATTACGTCACGCTCACTGGCTGGAGTCATGCTGGGGTTTGTGAACTCTGAAACTGTGGGGGACTGGTTGGTAGAGTCACTTTGCCATTCAGGAACTGGTGaggtggggggaaggggtggataataaaatgcattcattcaacTTTGTTAAATTGGCAATTGCTTCATGTTCATTGACCGTTTGACCGGAATGAAATGTTATTTCCCTCAATGACTCCACATATTTACTTCAGAAGTGGCACAATTTGAACATTTCACTGTCTCCAAAAGGCGTTCTCTCATTTCTGCCCACCTTTCCCTACTCTGCCTAAGGGTCCACTACCACATGCATGAGCAGCTTACTACCTGGATAACAAACCATCCCTTCAAACTCAAttcagtaaatgtatttttaactgtcaaatgaaatggaattgaCCCCCAACTCTGGTACAGTACTAACAGTTTTAGCCCTCTTATTGCTCCATTGATATCCTTCCATGCAGTCTTTCCTTGTAATTCAATGTCGATAAAAGCTAgtcaaaataatacatcatcAACTTAATATTTTAGTACTGTTGCTCAATGAAGCATTCTAAAATGAATCACActgatgtcatttatttttttatcagccTGTAAATGCTTGGCACATGTGAAATACTTCAGAGCCCCACCACCTGTTATTGCAACGGGAGACTCACTGGATGGTACTGAAGTGGAGACATCGGTGTTTTCGGTAACAGGAGGAATCCCTGTGGAGTTGTGAGGCAGCAGTAGATCTTCAGTGAAAAGTGTGGAAAGCTCCTCTTTAATCGCACCTTGCTCACTCCACAGAGGAAGCATGACTACAGTGCTCAGTGGGGTGTAGGCACCATCCGGAGATAACAACTCTTC
The sequence above is a segment of the Conger conger chromosome 4, fConCon1.1, whole genome shotgun sequence genome. Coding sequences within it:
- the prg4b gene encoding proteoglycan 4b isoform X1, translated to MVTPFSLGSLLVLVCALLPLYSAQESCSDRCGESYYRGNICHCDYDCLSHKECCKDYESSCTTSDSCKGRCSESFKRGRPCYCDPECTLYNQCCPDYQMHCGTDLQDNHLIPLSSPPSPMLPKEEVQGDEGIDQTPYQVPDAGPTAAMYQDSMSGQEPLLVNSTEELLSPDGAYTPLSTVVMLPLWSEQGAIKEELSTLFTEDLLLPHNSTGIPPVTENTDVSTSVPSIPEWQSDSTNQSPTVSEFTNPSMTPASERDVISHVSPKPTTQMPQEPLSTATTPEAGTTTTPEAGTTITPETGTTTTPEAGTAATPGTTESSPSATQSSDQVLPTNKPTSAPTGRVPSASQDETSTVTHVSSSSTEADDASTTAPSGTSAKGNTSVAPLLTGTAVDTELPSPATASGADTSLAGGDITNTAQTRGPTPADEAQNTETQPTPAADPTTAPARPNPSPLQPSKMPTRPSTQTDITQTWTTDNPNDYLPEDNNDTNLCSGRPISGLTTLRNGTVVVFRGHYFWVLDANRSPGPARGITDVWGIPSPIDTVFTRCQCEGKTYFIKGNYYWRFKNDVMDQGYPQPISLGFDKLAGKLNAALSVPATRKRTDSVYFFKRGGLVQKYNYKPSSACSRRVPKRVFLVRNRFTRQAASTEDGLGKEMNIKTWRGFPNLVTSAVSIPSPRQPGGYDYYIFSRTKYYQIKLADDRPTLATPLTIPSQQNSVKNWFNCP
- the prg4b gene encoding proteoglycan 4b isoform X2 is translated as MVTPFSLGSLLVLVCALLPLYSAQESCSDRCGESYYRGNICHCDYDCLSHKECCKDYESSCTTSDSCKGRCSESFKRGRPCYCDPECTLYNQCCPDYQMHCGTDLQDNHLIPLSSPPSPMLPKEEVQGDEGIDQTPYQVPDAGPTAAMYQDSMSGQEPLLVNSTEELLSPDGAYTPLSTVVMLPLWSEQGAIKEELSTLFTEDLLLPHNSTGIPPVTENTDVSTSVPSIPEWQSDSTNQSPTVSEFTNPSMTPASERDVISHVSPKPTTQMPQEPLSTATTPEAGTTTTPEAGTTITPETGTTTTPEAGTAATPGTTESSPSATQSSDQVLPTNKPTSAPTGRVPSASQDETSTVTHVSSSSTEADDASTTAPSGTSAKGNTSVAPLLTGTAVDTELPSPATASGADTSLAGGDITNTAQTRGPTPADEAQNTETQPTPAADPTTAPARPNPSPLQPSKMPTRPSTQTDITQTWTTDNPNDYLPDNNDTNLCSGRPISGLTTLRNGTVVVFRGHYFWVLDANRSPGPARGITDVWGIPSPIDTVFTRCQCEGKTYFIKGNYYWRFKNDVMDQGYPQPISLGFDKLAGKLNAALSVPATRKRTDSVYFFKRGGLVQKYNYKPSSACSRRVPKRVFLVRNRFTRQAASTEDGLGKEMNIKTWRGFPNLVTSAVSIPSPRQPGGYDYYIFSRTKYYQIKLADDRPTLATPLTIPSQQNSVKNWFNCP